agtttgggTGATTGTGATGGCGAGgtcttctgatgcagcactccatcactctctttcttggtaaaatagcccttacacagcctggaggtgtgttgggtcattgtcctgttgaaaaacaaatgatagtcctactaagctCAAAACagatagcattctgcagcgatatgccatcctgtggtagccatgctggttaagtgtacattgaattttaaataaatcacagtgtcaccagcagagcACGCGCACACCATAAcatctccttctccatgcttcacggtgggaaatacacatgcgaatatcatccgttcacccacaccgcgtctcacaaacacacggcggttggaaccaaaaatctccaatttagacctcagaccaaaggacaaatttccactggtctaattactcttaatggttgtacagtcgtctcaaataaaactgtgaaggacctctgcgttactctggaccctgatctctcttttgaagaacatatcaagaccatttcaaggacagcttttttccatctacgtaacattgcaaaaatcagaaactttctgtccaaaaatgatgcagaaaaatttatccatgcttttgtcacttctaggttagactactgcaatgctctactttccggctacccggataggctctggagcaacgaaccgcccttgctgtctctgcctggccggttcccctctttccactgggattctctgcctctaaccctattacaggggctgagtcactggcttactggggctctctcatgccgtccctggaaggggtgcgtcacctgagtgggttgattcactgatgtggtcatcctgtctgggttggcgcccccccccccccattgggttgtgccatggcggagatctttgtgggctatactcagccttgtctcaggacggtaagttggtggttgaagatatccctctagtggtgtgggggctgtgctttggcaaagtgggtggggtaatattcttcctgtttggccctgtccgggggtgtcctcggatggggccacagtgtctcctgacccctcctgtctcagcctccagtatttatgctgcagtagtttatgtgtcggggggctggggtcagtttgttatatctggagtacttctcctgtcctattcggtgtcctgtgtgaatttaagtgtgctttctctaattctctctttctctcttaattGGGCAtccaaaattattcagcccccttaagttaatactttgtagcgccaccttttgctgtgattacagctgtaagttgcttgaggtatgtctctatcagttttgcacatcgagagactgaaattttttcccattcctccttgcaaaacagctcgagctcagtgaggttggatggagagcatttgtgaacagcagttttcagttctttccacagattctcgattggattcaggtctggactttgacttggccattctaacacctggatatgtttattttttaaccattccattgtagattttgctttgtgttttggatcattgtcttgttggaagacaaatctccgtcccagtctcaggtcttttgcagactccatcaggttttcttccagaatggtcctgtatttggctccatccatcttcccatccattttaaccatcttccctgtccctgctgaagaaaagcaggcccaaaccatgatgctgccaccaccatgtttgacagtggggatggtgtgttcagggtgatgggctgtgttgcttttacgccaaacacaacattttgcattgttgccaaaaagttcaattttggtttcatctgaccagagcaccttcttccacatgtttggtgtgtctcccaggtggcttgtagcaaactttaaatgacactttttatggatatctttaagaaatggctttcttcttgccactcttccataaaggccagatttgtgcaatatacgactgattgttgtcctatggacagtctcccacctcagctgtagatctctgcagttcatccagagtgatcatgggcctcttggctgcatctctgatcagtcttctccttgtatgagctgaaagtttagagggacggccagggtcttggtagatttgcagtggtatgatactccttccatttcaatattatcgtttgcacagtgctccttgggatgtttaaagcttgggaaatctttttgtatccaaatccggcttttgttttgcaaggaggaatgggaaaaaatgtcagtctctcgatgtgcaaaactgatagagaaataccccaagcgacttacagctgtaatcgcagcaaaaggtggcgctacaaagtattaacttaagggggctgaataattttgcacgcccaatttttcagtttttgatttgttaaaaaagtttgaaatatccaataaatgaagttccacttcatgattgtgtcccacttgttgattcttcacaaaaaaatagttttatatctttgtttgaagcctgaaatgtggcaaaaggtcgcaaagttcaagggggccgaatactttcgcaaggcactgtaagtataaAGCACACGGGTGAGGTTATTTACTTACTGTAAATAGTTTCTGAAAGAGAATAATTCCTTATAGAATATCAAAGATTGATGCAGTCATTGAGCCACTTCAGTCACTAGCAAAAACTGGCAAAGTGGAGACAGACAAAACAGTAAGGTTGGGCATTACATGAATAAGAAAATATTAACCAGAAACATGTACAAATAAGATGGCGCAGGTGCACCTTGAATCAATGACACTGACCTCCCAACTTCACAGTTTTGGTGAGGCAACTTTGTTACTTTGTTCTAAAAACAGATAAGATGTGCCTCTTACACACCCATCGTATCTACTGACAGTGGCTAGATATTTTGTAGGgtttgtaaaatatttttttaaagtctcAGTTAAAGGCAGATTATTAGCAGTGCCTTTACCCAATGGATTTATTCTTATCAAACAAGTAAACAAAATACATAGTAAACAAATAACTTAGACATCAGTTAAGACATTTCAAATCATTAGAATAAATTGTGTGTATTTGAGAGCTAGACTCAATATTATGCTCAATAATTCTCAAAGTTTCTGTTTACCATTTTACATTCAATCATGCTTTTTGGAATTGAAGGTGCCACATTTGAACCTTCTATTTTAAGCAGTTGACAGAACACATCTCTTATTGACAGGTTCAAACACAAGAAAGTCTTGGTCAAGCATGCAGGCATGTGTGAGGCACAAGAATTCTCTCTGGATGCCTTTCCTTCCTGCCGGAATGATGCAGTGCAATGAAGAGTATCACTGACTGGACATTGGCTTTCCAAATCAGTGGAAACACTTAAACTAATAAAATGATGAAACATGAACCTGTACAGTCTCTCATGAAACCCCATAGGGAAGTATGGAAATAGCTCAGATTTCATTACTGCTTACAGCAGGCACTGACTAGGCACACTAGTATCACAGTGGACAATCCACTAACAAGATAGATGGAGCACACTGAACAAGGAACACAAATGCCATATAAGGAGAAATACTGTCTTTTAGCCCAGCTGAATGCATTCCTCAGGGAGGACTGGAAAGCCTTATTTTGAGACACAAGCCAAGGCATGATGCATCACAGATGCAGAAAAAAGGTTAAGGCTAAGCAACCAAAAGGCAACCTTGTGATTTGCAAATGtgtgaactagaagcacaagcatttcgctacgctcgcattaacatctgctaaccatgtgtatgtgacaaataaaacttgaTTTGACCCTATCACACAGCCGCAAAACTCGAACGCATTTCTGTAATCCTACATCCTTGTTTTTTTAATTGTCCTTTGACAAGGGTTTTCACCAAGCCCTATACTTGTTTCAGTTTCAGCACCACTGTCTCCAACAGAGCCAGGATCTCCCCAAAGTATCCATCCTCGTCACCGAGGACCTGCTCTGTGAGCACCAGCTCCTGGTACTGCTCCTGTAGGGCGctgagggaggaagacagggcgTAATCCTTTCGATACTGAGTCTGGCAGTGAGGCATCATGGCCAGGATAGTTCGCAGGGCCTTTTCCTTCCAGTCGTGCTCTGGGGAGGCCAACAGTTCAGGTACCAGACTGCACCAGCCTTGCTCTGCCAAAAGTGGCTGGAGGGAGACCTGCGCATACTGCCGCAAACGCTCATTGTGAGATGCATCTGGGATGGGGTCAAGTCCAGTCTGAGAGATCAGCTCCTAGAATAGAGAATGCCATTCATGCCATTCACATACATTTGATTTCACAAGACTAGCCTTGTATTATTGGCAAGGTTTTCGTAAAGAGCACCCCTCACCTTTTCGTTGATCATATCATAGAGTATGGTTACAATCCTCACACGGACAGCCCCACCTCCAGATGCTCGGAAAATATCCCCCAACACTTGCAGCCCACCCAGCTTCAGGAAGTGGCTTTGGGCAAAGGGGCAGTGACGTAGCAAACAGGCCAGAGCAAACAACGCCTGTATAGCAGGCAAACATTAGCCTTAGTTAAGTGCCAGGAAGAGAATGATTATTTACAAGTGATTGTCAGGGCTAAATTCTGTTcagattctaaaatgtatttgaaGACAGATGTGATGAAACCTTGCAGCATTAAATTGAAAGCCATCGAGTGTCTCTGCTAAAGACGGGACTATTAATCCTGCTAGATATACTGGACTGAttctaaaataaaaatgtattatgaGTGAATTTTAGAATGTGGGAACAGGACTCGCCCTCTTTTTAACAGACATGGGTCGTGGAGTGGCAAGTAACATTAACAGCTTCTGAAGGGTACCACTTTCAACTGCCTCCACCTGCACCACTGGGTTACTAGAAAGAAGATAGTGAATGATAATGttactgaccacacacacacaaatacaaacaaaaaCAGGCTGTCTTTTGGCTGGTATTTAGAATTCGACAGTTGGAACGGGTTAATGAAGACTGCTATACCTTGATAGAGCTGATCCCAGAACGAAAGAAGCACTCTCTTGAAGTCGATAGTCTGTGCTGTTCAATGCATCAACCACAAGCTTCAACCCTCCGCTAGATGCCAGGTTCTGTGCATTGTCCACCTGACAAGACATAACAAGAAAGGAAACCGTAATTATAACTCCATTACTTGAATCCAATGAAAGTTATTTTGTGTGTTTATGTTAACCTATGTAAAAGAGGTGTTGTTTCTCCTCCCCGACTATTAGTATATACAAAAACATCCCATGCTTGGGGGGCCTCACCTGATGAACAAGGTACTCTAAGTCATGTAGAGCTTTAACCTTCTCTTCCACAGTGGCGTTAGAGCTGTTGAATTGGGACACCAGTCTACTCATAATCTGGAAGTCTGACTCCATCAGCATGTCTAGCCTGACAATGTCTTTTTTCAGCTCATCCATGGTATGAAACTGGGCCCTGAGAGCCtcctaaacacatacacacaggtttGGGACCAAGATAACAATCAAAGACAGATGGGATCACAGATGCATTAGGCTCTTATCACAGCCGCTTGTTTCCACTGTGGTAAGAAACTACAGATCCATCAAATCAGGGCAAACCGTCTCTTCTTTGTCACTGGTTTTGGGATCCACTCCTTCTTTGATATTTTTCAAAGCCTTCTTCAGCTCCTCAGCACTGACAGATGGGCCCTGTGTGTTCTCCTTCCCCTGTCTGACTCACAGAGAGCAAAGACTGTAGTGAGTCTGATGTAATCTCAAGCAAacatagtagtgtgtgtgtatggcaatCTAACGTACAATAGCTATATGGCAAAAAATTTAGATGGTGTTTCATATGGTTGATATACAAATTTCAATAGGATCCTCAACTCATACCTTTGTCCATCTATCTGGTATTTGAGAGTCTGGTGTTCCCCAAGTTTGACCTCCCTCTGTCCAGTCTGAAGGTTGAGCCTTACTTGAGAGCCCCTTGGGACCCCATGACCTGAACAATGCCAAAATTGTACAGTGAATACCTTTGATTCTGCCATAGATCTTAATCTCCAGTACACTACTGTGTAATAAAGGCACATGTGTGTTTCTGCTTTAGCAATCACCTGGTTTGAGAGTCTTCCACTTATCTGTTGGATGGAACGCATCCAAATCCTCAGAATCTCCCTCTTCCACGTGGGCATCCTCCTCACCCTCCAGGCTGGCCTCAGGGCTCTCCACAACAGTCAGAGCGGAGGGAGACTATAGGGCAAAGGGTATTGTATCAGACTCTTGTACAGGCTTATCATAATCAGCTAGGCTACACAAACTGTTTTACATTGTATTTATTAAGTAGTATAACAATTAGTATAGGTCAATAATTATTTAATTCATCATTACTCACCTTTTCGCTGAGAACATGGACGAATTGACAAATGAATGCTAAGAGCATGAGTGCTACCTTCAGTCTGGTGGATTGACGTCCTCTTCTCCGGCATCCGATCAACATACTGGCTGTAGGCTAGCTAACACAACTCATGTATTAGTGGCAATATTGATATGACACAGCAAAGGGTAACCAATACAATTCACGAGTACTTCGACGCACTGCACTATTTATTCACCCAACTGCACCATTCCAGATGTCAGCATGGACGTGTAACGTTGATGCGCCCAGAGATtcttttgaggagatgggaaactcTATTGGATTCGCATTAATGTCCATTTTGCACAATGCATTCTGGGACAAGGCAAGTAAATGGGAGTCAATTGGGTGCTAGCTAAAAAAAACTACATTAGCGTGAATTTAGTGAACAAGAACTACAAAATTACAAGATTATCGACTCATACCCTGATTTTGAGAAGAGATTGCGAGACGATTGTTTTAACAACCAAGTGACGCGGGATGACAACGTAAACGCAATTGGTAGACAGTCTGCTTGGTGGGGCGTCTCCCATTCATTGTCCGATGGGATTCCTATCTTTCTCTAATATCTCACATACTTTTCAGCAACTAGACCACTCCCACAGTACTTGTCTAGTACTTGTCTTCACGACCGGGAGCCAATCATATTTAAAAGCATGTACCTTGTATTCAAATTATATGCAATCGGATTGGCTAATGGGAGATCCCCTGTATGATCCCTGTGAAGCAATTACATTACATTTCTCATAGGGATTTTTCCTATagtccgtcctctctcctccgtgacTCGGAAACCGTGGTAGATGAGTGTTTCAGATTCCTTAGTTGGCAAATGTAGAAAGTCCTCCCCTCCTCGATAGCCGTCTGATGGCGAGGAAGCACAAGTGTATCCTATCTGGGGACGGGCTCTTTTCTCGCCACTTCGATACAAAGTGATTTTCGAAGTATCTTAGGAGAACATACTCAGTCCCCTAACTTGCTACGTTAATTGGCCTAACCTGTTGAGTAAGTTGAGCAAATTTGATTGAGAAATGGCCAAGGACATCCTATTGatggtgcgttcaagacaactgggaactctgaaaaaaacgagGTCATGACGTCATGGATCTTCAAGTCAGAAATTCGGAGCTCTtgaaagatgccagagtttctGACTTGGATTTTCGAGTTGAATGACAGTTCAAAAAGATTTTTCCCAGGCGGTACGAGTTTTATTTCAGAATTCCTGTTATTTTGAATGCACTAAGGTCGAAAGTACGAGATTTCAGAGTTCCCAGATGTTTTGAACATGGCATCAGAACTTGGAGAAAAAAATGAGGTCAAGTCATCATGTCAGTGCCCTTCAGATCAAAaagttggagctctagaaagatttgatgttattttaatggacaaagaattagcttttctttcaaaaacaaggacatttctaactgaccccaaacttttgaaaggtagaaaaataaaataaaaccctgAAATATCAAAttcacataaatattcagaccctttacgcagtgctttgttgaagcaccgtagACAGTGATTAGAGCCTTGAGTGTTCTTGACTATGACACTACAAGCCAGAGGTGGAACCAAGTaatattgttttacaagtcataagtaagtctcaagtcttagcactcaagtcccaagtcaagacaggcaagtccgagtcaagtctcaagtcaagaccgtcaagtatcaagtcctaaactttgagtttcgagtcctaaacaagtcaatGTGCTCTTCACCTAATGTAATACCatatatttttaacaagagtaatagttagtatattacatttactcaaatcatgaatgcttttaaaaatattgatatttttattactttccaaataaacgttatatttccatggaaatatatggtagccatgagaaagaccctcccaatagtgatcgactatcgaggatcgcaatcgggcgatgtaggcttgtacacacacacacacacacacacatgcacacacactctctctctctctctggttacaGTAGGCAaacgtatgtcaatggttttaggaacagcagtaacatcaggcaggatttaggctaccaactgcctagccagttgtagctcagtcttgggtgcaatgatcacatTCCCACACTGACTAACTgcgtggaggctcattgatttaacttTACGCTAGCCTACATGATACACtagtaaagtaataaaatatatagctgtcggctgtattagccacgacttagcattctttgtgcagcttcaaatgtcgaacaaagttggaaattgtCTGTAAatttcttcccgcatgttttgcaagttgcaatccattttttgttgatacagcgtcGTCTTTACatccgaaaataataattttgggtatcatctttccaaggtcTCCATCTGAATTCCCCCCGccgacgttcctctgcactgccacacacaactttttctcagctggcacaat
Above is a genomic segment from Oncorhynchus kisutch isolate 150728-3 linkage group LG19, Okis_V2, whole genome shotgun sequence containing:
- the sil1 gene encoding nucleotide exchange factor SIL1 isoform X2 is translated as MLIGCRRRGRQSTRLKSPSALTVVESPEASLEGEEDAHVEEGDSEDLDAFHPTDKWKTLKPGHGVPRGSQVRLNLQTGQREVKLGEHQTLKYQIDGQRQGKENTQGPSVSAEELKKALKNIKEGVDPKTSDKEETEALRAQFHTMDELKKDIVRLDMLMESDFQIMSRLVSQFNSSNATVEEKVKALHDLEYLVHQVDNAQNLASSGGLKLVVDALNSTDYRLQESASFVLGSALSSNPVVQVEAVESGTLQKLLMLLATPRPMSVKKRALFALACLLRHCPFAQSHFLKLGGLQVLGDIFRASGGGAVRVRIVTILYDMINEKELISQTGLDPIPDASHNERLRQYAQVSLQPLLAEQGWCSLVPELLASPEHDWKEKALRTILAMMPHCQTQYRKDYALSSSLSALQEQYQELVLTEQVLGDEDGYFGEILALLETVVLKLKQV
- the sil1 gene encoding nucleotide exchange factor SIL1 isoform X1, translated to MLIGCRRRGRQSTRLKVALMLLAFICQFVHVLSEKSPSALTVVESPEASLEGEEDAHVEEGDSEDLDAFHPTDKWKTLKPGHGVPRGSQVRLNLQTGQREVKLGEHQTLKYQIDGQRQGKENTQGPSVSAEELKKALKNIKEGVDPKTSDKEETEALRAQFHTMDELKKDIVRLDMLMESDFQIMSRLVSQFNSSNATVEEKVKALHDLEYLVHQVDNAQNLASSGGLKLVVDALNSTDYRLQESASFVLGSALSSNPVVQVEAVESGTLQKLLMLLATPRPMSVKKRALFALACLLRHCPFAQSHFLKLGGLQVLGDIFRASGGGAVRVRIVTILYDMINEKELISQTGLDPIPDASHNERLRQYAQVSLQPLLAEQGWCSLVPELLASPEHDWKEKALRTILAMMPHCQTQYRKDYALSSSLSALQEQYQELVLTEQVLGDEDGYFGEILALLETVVLKLKQV